Proteins from one Scyliorhinus canicula chromosome 22, sScyCan1.1, whole genome shotgun sequence genomic window:
- the LOC119956153 gene encoding placenta-specific protein 9-like, producing MWEVWAFSTTVLLLGLAATETVQQRDDTHWCEHDKTLHKRLDIVEKNIERTVNHLDAEISALLRLIEASNPPLQLGAPTMDIFENDLH from the exons ATGTGGGAAGTGTGGGCTTTCtctaccaccgtgctgctcttgggACTGGCCGCGACTG AAACAGTCCAACAGAGGGATGACACGCACTGGTGCGAACATGATAAGACGCTCCACAAACGGTTGGACATTGTAGAAAAG AATATAGAACGGACGGTCAATCACTTGGACGCCGAAATATCTGCCCTGCTCAGACTTATCGAGGCTTCAAATCCCCCTCTTCAGCTGGGAGCTCCGACTATGGACATCTTCGAGAATG ATTTGCACTGA